One window from the genome of Verrucomicrobiota bacterium encodes:
- a CDS encoding alpha/beta hydrolase, whose amino-acid sequence MKSLSMSVLRLVIGCFLSLTYSEVFSVDSIDSWPGEKSDFHSFDQFDFEVDELKCRVVTPREIAEGRPWVWRARFFGHEPQTDIALLQYGFHIAYVDVAGLFGSPKAVDRWNVFYNYLTTDHSFSPKPALEGFSRGGLIIYNWASANPDKVSCIYADAPVCDFKSWPMKWSSAKTWEACLEAYGFTEEQALNFTNNPIDNLKPLAEADIALLHVVGDADVVVPVSENTAIIEQRYKAMGGEIQVIHKPGVGHHPHSLEDPVPIVAFILKHAR is encoded by the coding sequence ATGAAATCTCTTTCAATGAGTGTTCTTCGCTTAGTCATTGGTTGTTTTCTCAGTCTGACCTATTCAGAAGTCTTTTCTGTTGATTCCATAGATTCCTGGCCAGGTGAGAAGTCGGACTTTCATTCGTTTGATCAGTTTGATTTTGAAGTGGATGAACTCAAGTGCCGGGTTGTGACGCCTCGTGAGATTGCCGAGGGTCGGCCTTGGGTGTGGCGCGCGCGGTTCTTTGGTCACGAGCCGCAAACGGATATCGCTTTGCTTCAATATGGATTCCATATCGCGTATGTGGATGTGGCTGGGCTCTTTGGCTCTCCCAAAGCGGTTGATCGGTGGAATGTCTTTTATAACTATCTCACTACCGACCACTCGTTCTCCCCAAAGCCCGCTTTGGAAGGATTTTCGCGGGGAGGTTTGATCATCTATAATTGGGCCTCTGCCAATCCAGATAAGGTGAGCTGTATTTATGCCGATGCTCCTGTTTGTGATTTCAAGAGTTGGCCCATGAAATGGAGTTCCGCTAAAACCTGGGAAGCCTGTCTTGAAGCGTATGGGTTTACCGAGGAGCAGGCCTTAAATTTCACAAACAATCCCATCGACAACCTCAAGCCTTTGGCGGAGGCCGACATAGCTTTGTTGCACGTGGTGGGTGATGCCGATGTGGTGGTTCCCGTGTCCGAGAATACCGCCATCATTGAGCAACGATACAAAGCGATGGGTGGTGAAATTCAGGTGATTCACAAACCAGGCGTCGGTCACCATCCGCATAGCCTTGAGGATCCTGTTCCGATTGTTGCGTTCATTCTGAAGCATGCTCGTTAA